From the genome of Aliarcobacter lanthieri:
GTTACAGCTGGGAAAGTTTTCCCACCAAGAAGTATGATTATGGGAAGTCCAGCAAAAGTTATAAGAGAATTAAGCCAAGAAGAAGTTCAAGGTTTAATAAACCATGCTTTACACTATGTCGAATATAAAAATGAATATAGATAAGCTTAAGAAAAAATAGATATAATTCCAATCTATTTTTTCCTGTGCGGCTGTGGTGGAATGGTAGACACGCTATCTTGAGGTGGTAGTGGCAACAGCTGTGCGAGTTCAAGTCTCGCCAGCCGCACCATAAATTTTATTAATTATCTTATATTTCTGATTCTATCAATTTAAAATTTGCAAAAGCATTTTCAATACTAGGAATATTTTTATATACAGTTTTTGTTAACCTTAATCTCTTTGTTTTTAAATCACATATTGCAATTCTAAAATTTGAACCTATAAATGGTTCAATAACACAAATGATTTTATCTTCAATTTGTTTTGTTACATAAATAGTACCTTGAAGTTCTGAAAAAAAATATTTTGGATAACTTAATGGTGTTATTTCAACTATATCAATATTCTCTGGTTCTTCAAGAGTTTTTACAATATCCATAGCGTCTTCATAACTTTCAAATGAAATACACCAATCATCAAATTTTTTATTAAAATGTTGTAAATCTTCATCTAGAAATCCACCTGCTATTGCTTGCAAAGCAAAAATAGCCATAAAACCACCTTTTCTATTATATATTTTTCTATAAATAAAAAAATCTAATTTTCATTTATCAATGAATCAGCTTTTGTTTTCAACTTTTTTTTATGTAAAAGTTCTTTTTCTCTTTGTGTAAATTTTTCTTCTTTATAGATCTTTTGTTCTTTTTTTAACTCTTTTTCTCTTATTTCAGGTTCTTTTTTAAATAAAGTCAGTATTAAATATATAGAACATAGAATATTAAAAATTATTATAAACCATTTTATAAATAACGCAAATTTCAAATATCTTATATTATCTGTAAGCTTTAAATATTCAACAACATCTCCATAAATAAGTCCAGAAAACAAAGCAACCAAAAGAAAAAAAAATATTAAAATTGCTCTTTTTCTAAACTTATATAAGTAGTACCAAAAAACTGCTGATTTTACTTGCTTAAACATATTTTAACCTATACAAAAAAGTTTATTCCTAAAGCGGCTAAAGCAACAACAAGTGATTTTGTTTTCAAATCATCAATTATCTTTCTCTCTTCATCTGCAATAATAATTTCTAAATCATCATCACTAAAATCATTTATAGTCTTTCCATTTTCAATTAATCTTGCTTTTGTTGCAATAATTGCTTTTTCTCTAATTTTTAAATTTATAGTATCTTTTAATTGTTTACTTTTTATTTTTGGATAGTCAAAAGCTTTTGTTACATTTTCACTTGTTATATTTACAAGTTCTTTTGATTTATCTTTTAAAATATCTTTTATTCCCATAATATCTTCCTAAAATTTTATAAATTCTATCATAATTTTAAGATACATACTCCCATCTTTTATAATTATTAGCTACTTTTCTTATATCATCAAATCCAATAACTTTAATAAAAGTAAATCTTCCACTTGCTAAAAAAGCTTTAATAAGCATTTTATCTCCTTTTAAAATAATATTTATTCTATCTAATTTGAAGTTACAAACAACTTAAATAAATATACTTTTATATATTTTTTAATATATTATGATATACTTTTGAATATTTTATTATTTGGAAAAAAATGGATAAAGACGAGTTTAAGAAACTTCTAAAAGAAGCAAAGTTTTCAAAAAAAAGTTTTGCAACTTTTATTGGATTAAAATATCAAAGTGTAAATACATGGGGGAATAACAATCGTGCTATTCCTTATTGGGTAAAATCATGGCTAGATCTCTACATTGAAAATTTAAAATATAAAAAGATGAAAGAGATTTTAAAAGATAGTGGAGTTTGTAAGGAGTAAAAATGAAAGTAGTTTTAAGTATAGCTGGAAGTGATAGTAGTGGAGGAGCTGGAATACAAGCAGATATAAAAAGTGGGTTTTATCATAAAGTTTTTATGACAACAGCAATTACAGCAATTACTGTTCAAAATACTTTAGGTGTATCAAATGCAGTAATTTTAGACCCAAAATTTGTAGTTGAACAAATAAATTCTGTAGTAGAAGACTTTAAAATAGATTGTATAAAAATAGGAATGTTAAGTTCTAAAGAGCTTATTTTAGAAGTTTTTAATACTATTAAAGAATTAGATATTCCTATTATTTTAGATCCAGTTGCTATTTCAAGAGCTGGGTCAAAATTAATAGATGATGAAGCTATAAATAGTTTAAAATCTATGTTTAAACATGCTTTACTAATTACTCCAAATAGTTTGGAAGCAAAACTTTTTTTTGGTGTAGAAAATATTGAAGATATAAGAAGTCTAAAAGATATTCCTACAAATATTATTTTTAAAAATATAGTAAAAAATGATGAAACAACAACTGATGTTCTTTTAACAAAAGATGGAAATATTGAACTTTTTATTGGGCAAAAAGCCGATATTTCAAACACTCATGGTACTGGTTGTAGTTTTAGTGCATCAATCGCTTCTTTAATAGCAAGAGATTATAGCTTAAAAGATAGCATAGATTTATCTAAAAAATATATTTATGAAGCTATAAACCAAGCTCCAAATTTTGGAAGAGGAAATGGTCCAATAAATCATATACTAAATTTTTAAAAGGCTTAACAAAGCCTAATTTTAGTATATTTACATAAAAAATTTAGGAAATTTTATGCAAGATTTTTTACAAAAAGCAAAGCAAAGTAGTCGAATCATCGGTACTTTAAGCACAGAAGTTAAAAATAATGTACTTTTACAAATTGCAAATGCTTTAGAAAAAAACTCTTTATATATTATTAAAGAAAATAGTAAAGATATGCAAAATGCAAGAGTAAATAACTTAAGTTCTGCTATGCAAGATAGACTTCTTTTAAATGAAAAAAGAGTTATTGATATGGCAAATGCGATAAGACAAATCGCTTCACAAACAGAACCAGTAGGAAGAATTTTAGATGGTTGGGTTACAAAAGATGGTCTAAATATTCAAAAAGTATCTATTCCTATTGGAGTTATTGGAATAATTTATGAAAGCCGTCCAAATGTAACAAGTGATACAGCAGCACTTTGTTTTAAAAGTGGAAATGTTTGTGTATTAAAAGGTGGAAAAGAAGCTGAGAACTCAAATCAAGCAATAGCAAAAATTTTACAAGATGTTTTAATAAAAAATGATCTACCTGAACAAGCTATCTCTTTACTTCCAGATAGTAGTAGAGAAGGTGTAGCAAAATTAATAAAAGAAGATAAATATGTAGATTTAATAGTTCCAAGAGGAGGAGAAGCCCTTATAAGATTTATTAGTGAAAACTCTTCAATTCCTGTGATAAAACATGATAAAGGAGTTTGTCATATTTTTATTGATAAAGATGCTAATGCTAACAAAGTTATATCTATTGTAATCAATGCTAAATGTCAACGTCCAAGTGCTTGTAACTCAATAGAAACAATTTTAGTTCATGATGCAATAGCACCATATATTTTAACTGGACTTAAAGAAGAATTAGAACTTCAAGGAACAAAATTAAAAGGTTGTGCTAAAACTTTAGAGTATATAAAAATAGATTTTGCACAAGACAATGATTTTTATATGGAATATTTAGATAATGTTCTAAATATAAAAGTTGTATCAAATGTAAATGAAGCAATAGAGCATATTCAAAAATATGGTTCTGGACACTCTGAATCTATTTTAAGTGAAAACTATACAACAATAAATAAGTTTTTAAACGAAATTGATGCTGCTTGTGTTTATGCAAATGCAAGTACAAGATTTACTGATGGTGGAGAGTTTGGATTAGGTGCAGAAGTTGGTATATCTACAAACAAACTTCACTCAAGAGGGCCAATGGGGATAAATGATTTAACAACATTTAAATATAAAATCTATGGACAAGGACAAACGAGAAAATAATGAACACGAATAAACTTTTTTTAATATTTTGTAGTGTAATAATTGCACTGTTTTTTTGGCACTATTTAGGTGAAAAAGCTATTTTAAAAGATGAAACAAATAGTTTTGATAAACTTCAATGCGTATCTTATGCACCATATGGAAAGGATGAATCACCTTTTTTATTCGATAAAGGTTTAGTTTTAAAAGAAGAAAATATCAGAAAAGATATGGAACTTCTTTCAAAGTATACTTCTTGTGTTAGAACATACTCAACAGTAGGACAAGAACTTATTCCAAAAGTTGCAAAAGATTTAAATATGCAAGTTCTAATGGGTATTTGGATAGGTAAAGAAGAAAAACAAGCTATTGCAGAAATTGCAAAACTAAAAGAATTAGCTGCACAATATCCAGAAGTTATAAAAGCTATTATCGTAGGAAATGAAGTACTTTTAAGAGGTGATACAACAGAAAATCAACTAGCAAAATATATAAAAGAGGTAAAAGAAGCCCTCCCCCAATATCAAGTAACTTATGCTGATGTTTGGGAATATTGGCTTAAATATCCAAAAATTAAAGAGCTTACAGATTTTGTAACTATCCATATTTTGCCATATTGGGAAGATGAACCAAAGAATATTCATGATTCAATAGAACATATAAAAAATGTAAGATTAGAAGTTGAGAAAGAGTTGGGAACTTCAAATATTTTAATAGGAGAAACTGGTTGGCCGAGTGAAGGAAGAACAAGAGAAGATGCACAGCCTAGTAAAATAAATCAAGCAAAATATATAAGAGATTTTGTAAGCCTTGCAAATGAACATAACTGGCAATACAACATAATAGAAGCAATAGACCAACCTTGGAAAAGAATAAGTGAAGGTGCAGTTGGAGGCTTTTGGGGAATATTTGATAAAGATAGAGCAGATAAAAATGTATTTAGTGGTGATGTTTCAAACTTTCCAAACTATTTATCTTTAGCATTTGGTTCTTTAGTTTTAATTTTAGGTTTCTTTCTGATTTTTAGAAAAGAACAAACTTCAACTATTAAACTTATAACATTTAGTGCTGTAAATACAATATTCTCTATTCTTTTTATGCTTCAAGTTGAACAATATATTGTAATTTCAAGAAACTATTTAGAAGCAATTTGGGCTATTTTACTTTTAGGAGTTCAAATATATGTATATTATCAAATTCTAAAACACATTATATGTAAAAATCAGTATGAAATCATATCAAAAGTTGCATTTTATTTGAGTGCAATTTCTATATTTATTATGATTGTAAAACTAGCATACAATGGAAGATATGAAAACTTTGAAATTTATGGTTTATCAATTCTTGCAATATCATTTATTTGGTCATATATTGGTAATTTTGATAGATTAAAATTTGGAAATTTTGAAAGATTATTTGCGATAATTTTACTTATAAATACTTTTGTTATGATTTATAGTGAAACTACTATGAATATCTTTAGTAATATTTTAGCAATTATAAGTTTTATTTTTGTAGCTATTCTTTATCTTGGTTCAATTAAAAATGGTAGTTTTGAAAAACTCAAAAAACCAATTCTTTATATAATAGTTACAACTATTGCCCTACTTTTATTTAAAAATGGTTTGATTATGAATAATAGTTTAGGTATGAGTTGTAAAGAAAATGGTGGAATATTATGTTCATTTGTAGGATATATTTGGTATTTACTATACTTTAATTATATTGGAACTGCTGCAATAATTGCATCAATAGTAGCATTTTTGATAAATACAAGAGTATTTGTTCTAATAGCACTATTCTTGAGTATTTTAGCTTCTATGCTAACAAATACTTTCTTAGGAGCAATTGCATTTATTATTGTAATGTATGTTATTACAAAAGATAGTGATAAAAAGCTTCTTGATTAAAATAGATTGAAATTTTCAATCTATTTTAATCTTCTTCTCCCTCAGAAATTATAATATCTATAGCTTTAACTGGAAAATTAGGTAATTTAAATTTATTATCTTTTATATCAATATTAAAATTTGCATTTTTTGCAATATAAAGCTGTTCATTATCTCCAGTTTTTGTTATTTGTTTTAAAGGAACACTATTATAAACCCAAATTTTATATTCACCAAGTTGCCAAATATCACACTTATATCCTAAAATATTTTCATTTCCTAAAAATTTAGCTCCCATTTGAGTAAAGCTATCTTTATTTTTAATATTTTCAGCTGGGTTTTCTTTATCAATTTGTAAATCTTGAGAATAAATTATCTCATCATTAAAATCTACTGTATATAGTTTATCTTTTGAAATTTTATTGATATTTCGCTCTTCTTCATCATCAAAATTAGCCATTTTATAGATAAGTCTTTCATCAACAAGTTCTAACTTACCAAAATCCTTAAAATATAATACACTAGAACCAGTAATAGTACTATTACCTGTAGTTCCTAAAATATCATATTCAACAATCCCAGATTTCATATCATATCTATTAGTTTGAGCAAATAAATTATTCAAACCAATAAATAAGAATATAATTATACAAAGTGCTTTCTTCACGGCCTATTCCTTAAATAATTTATACAAATTATACATATATATAAATAAATTTACTATTCATACCACCAAATAGCCACCATTTTTTATTAACATTAAAAAAAATAAAAGGAGTTTTTATGTCTTATGCTAAAAAAAGATATTTTGTATATTTAGCTATTACATTAGTTGTGATGATTATTCCATTTATAACAATAAATGAAAATCATATTTTATTACTATCATTTGATAAGTTACAGTTCCATTTTTTAGGAGTTGCTTATAATGTAAACGAACTATATGTTATGCCATTCTTATTAATGTTTTTGTTTATTGGAATATTTGCATTAACTTCAATATTAGGTAGAATTTGGTGTGGTTGGGCATGTCCACAAACTATTTTTAGAGTAATTTATAGAGATCTAATTGAAAGTACAATTTTAGATTTAAGAAGAATAAAAAATAAACAAAAAGATATAGATTATTCAAAAAAATTAAATCAAATTAAAAAATATATCTCTATTATTTTATGGTTTATTATAACATTGATTATTTCTTCAAATTTTATGCTTTACTTTGTACCTCCTGAGGATTTCTTTATATATATTCAAGAGCCATTTGAACATAGCTTCATGATTATATTTATTTTAAGTGTTGCTCTATTTTTACTTTATGATATTGTTTTTATGAAAGAAAACTTTTGTGTATATGTTTGTCCTTATTCAAGAATACAATCAGTTTTATATGACAATGATACAAAACAAGTAACTTATGATTTCAACCGTGGAGGAAAGATATATCAAAATGGTATTCAATCTATTTTCAAAGTAAATCAATTGAAAAACAATGAAGAATGTACAACTTGTAATGCATGTGTTAAAATTTGTCCAACTCATATTGATATTAGAAAAGGTTTACAAGTTGAATGTATAAACTGCCTTGAATGTAGTGATGCTTGTAGTACAGTTATGGGTAAATTAGGAAAACCATCACTAATAAACTGGGGAAGTACAAATAAAGTTTTAAATCATAAAAAAGTATCTCTTTTTACAAAAAGAAATATTACTTATTTTGTTTCACTTTTTATGTGTATTTTCTTAGCATTCTACTTTTCACTTGAAAAAGAACAATTTTTAGTAAATATCAATAAAACTACAGAACTTTATAAAGTTACAGAGGATAAGAAAATAGTAAATAACTATATTTTAACAATTCATAATACTCAAGATGAACTTCTAACTTTTGATATAAAACTTCAAGATCAAGAAAACTTCAAAATAAAAAGAGCTGAAAGTCCAACTTTAGAAGCAGGGAAAAGAGCTAAAATAGTATTAATTATCGAAAGCTTAAATGATATGAAATATGTTCAAATAAAAAATATACCTATTTTTATAGAAGTTAGTACAAAAGAAAAAGATTTTAAAGTTGTAAAAAAACTAATTTTCTCAAAACCTTAAATATTATATGGAATTTTTCCATATAATATTAAATAGACTTCTCTATAAATATAGAAAACTTTGCCCCATCTTTTATATTTTGTACTTGTAATTTTCCATTGAAACTCTCTTCAATTATAATTTTTGATAAATATAATCCTATTCCAGTACCTTCTTCTTTTGTAGAAAAATATGGTTCAAATATTCTCTTAATATTTTTTGGTTTTATTCCACCACCATTATCAAAAATCTCAATTATTACTTCGGCACTAGATGCTAGAACTCTTATAAATATTTTAGGAAACTCTTTATTTTTTAAAACATCTATAGAATTTGAAACAATAGATAAAATAACTTGTGAAAGTTCATTTTTAACACCAAATACTTTTATGCCTTCATAAACTTCAAAGTCTAAACTAATAGAAATATTGTGTTTTTTTATATCTGCACTTAATATTGTAAGTGCATTTTCAATAGCATCTTTTACTAAAAAATCTTCAATATTTTTTGATTTTTCATAAAACTCTTTAAAGTCATTGATTGTTTTAGATAAAAATATCAACTGTTCATTTGCTTGTTCTATTTTCTTTTCAAAAAAAACATCATCAAGTTTTCCACTTTCAAATCTTTTTTTTATATTTATTAAAATATATGAAATATTGTTTAAAGGTTGCCTAAATTGATGAGTTATATTTGCTATCATTTCACCAGATTTTACAAATTTTGACTGTTGTAAAACCATCTTTTCAAACTCTATATTTTGTTTTTTTAAATCATTATATTTATAAGCTATTGAAACTGTAAAGAGTACCGCTTCTAAAGTAAATACAAGTAAAACTAAATCAAAATAACCTTTAGTTATATAAAAATTTTTTAAATCAAATATAAATAAAACTATACAAAAAAAACTCCAACCAACAACATAAATCAGTGTAGGTTTAAATCCTTGTTTTAAATTAAAAACTATTGATATAAATAAAACTGCATAAATAATAGTATATGGTAAATATTCAAATAAAATATAATGATAAAAGGCTGTTAATATAACAATATTTAATAAAAAAGTATTTATAAATAATTCTTTATAAGTTGTAATTTTAGGTATAAATTGCCCTTCATAGTAATTTATTGCAAAAATAAGAGCAGAAATAGAAGCTAAAATAAAAGATGCCTCTTTATAAAAATGACTTATTTCATAAAGTTTACTATATCCTATGATAAAAATAAGAGAAAAAATTTGCATAAAACAATAGCTGATATAAAATATCTCTTTTGAATATAAATATCTAACAAAGGTATATACTATTGTCATTAGTAAAATTCCAAAAGTTATACCATAAAAAAGTATTAAATTTATTTCAAAGTCCAATTTTATATCCAATATTTGTAAGATTTTGTATCAAATCATTTGGTAATTTATGTTTTATATTCTTTACTAAAGTTTTTAAGGCATCTTTAGTCATCACACTATCAAACCAAATATAAGCTTCAAGCTCTTCATAGCTTACATATCTAGATTTATTTTTGATTAAAATATCTAAAAAAGCCATCTCTTTTGCTCTTAATTTTACTATTTCATTTTTTATTACTAGTGTTTTATTAAAAGTATCAAAATATGAATCTTCATCAAGTTTTACAATATTTGAAATATCTTCACTCAAAGCTTCTATACATAAATATAAAGCAGATTCAAAATCTTTTTCATTTACTGGTTTTATAAGATATTTTATAAGATGTAATTCAACTGCTTTTAGTAAATACTCTTGTTTACAAAAAGCTGTAATTATAATAATTTGAGTATTTTTATCTTTTTGTCTTATTCTTTTTACAAATTCTAATCCATCCATTTTTGGCATTTGTATATCTGTTATTATTATATCTGGTTTATATTTTTCATATATTTGTAAGGCAGTTATAGCATTTGAAGCTTCATAAATAGTTTCAAAGTAATTTTCCAAGTATTCAATACCATTTTCTCTTGCTATATCATCATCTTCAACATATAAAATTTTAATATTTTTATTAATATTTTTTAACATTTTGTATTATATCTTATATACTATTATGCTAAAATTTTTACAATGAAAGATTATAATATTTATACAACTATTATCAAAACTCCTATACTTAATATGTTTACAGCTAGTTATAAAAATGAACTTATTCTTTTTATTCCTTATGAAAAAGATTATTGTGAAAAAAGAATTGAAAAATTTAAGAAGATTTTAGGTGCATCTAGTATCATAAGAGATGATAATAAATTTGATAAATTAAAAATAGAATTAAATGAGTATTTTAATAAAAAACGATTCTTTTTTACAATACCTTTAAAATTTATAGGAACACCTTTTCAAATCAAATGTTGGAAAGTTTTACAAGAAATTCCTTATGGAAAA
Proteins encoded in this window:
- the thiD gene encoding bifunctional hydroxymethylpyrimidine kinase/phosphomethylpyrimidine kinase; this encodes MKVVLSIAGSDSSGGAGIQADIKSGFYHKVFMTTAITAITVQNTLGVSNAVILDPKFVVEQINSVVEDFKIDCIKIGMLSSKELILEVFNTIKELDIPIILDPVAISRAGSKLIDDEAINSLKSMFKHALLITPNSLEAKLFFGVENIEDIRSLKDIPTNIIFKNIVKNDETTTDVLLTKDGNIELFIGQKADISNTHGTGCSFSASIASLIARDYSLKDSIDLSKKYIYEAINQAPNFGRGNGPINHILNF
- a CDS encoding glutamate-5-semialdehyde dehydrogenase, translated to MQDFLQKAKQSSRIIGTLSTEVKNNVLLQIANALEKNSLYIIKENSKDMQNARVNNLSSAMQDRLLLNEKRVIDMANAIRQIASQTEPVGRILDGWVTKDGLNIQKVSIPIGVIGIIYESRPNVTSDTAALCFKSGNVCVLKGGKEAENSNQAIAKILQDVLIKNDLPEQAISLLPDSSREGVAKLIKEDKYVDLIVPRGGEALIRFISENSSIPVIKHDKGVCHIFIDKDANANKVISIVINAKCQRPSACNSIETILVHDAIAPYILTGLKEELELQGTKLKGCAKTLEYIKIDFAQDNDFYMEYLDNVLNIKVVSNVNEAIEHIQKYGSGHSESILSENYTTINKFLNEIDAACVYANASTRFTDGGEFGLGAEVGISTNKLHSRGPMGINDLTTFKYKIYGQGQTRK
- a CDS encoding glycosyl hydrolase; the encoded protein is MNTNKLFLIFCSVIIALFFWHYLGEKAILKDETNSFDKLQCVSYAPYGKDESPFLFDKGLVLKEENIRKDMELLSKYTSCVRTYSTVGQELIPKVAKDLNMQVLMGIWIGKEEKQAIAEIAKLKELAAQYPEVIKAIIVGNEVLLRGDTTENQLAKYIKEVKEALPQYQVTYADVWEYWLKYPKIKELTDFVTIHILPYWEDEPKNIHDSIEHIKNVRLEVEKELGTSNILIGETGWPSEGRTREDAQPSKINQAKYIRDFVSLANEHNWQYNIIEAIDQPWKRISEGAVGGFWGIFDKDRADKNVFSGDVSNFPNYLSLAFGSLVLILGFFLIFRKEQTSTIKLITFSAVNTIFSILFMLQVEQYIVISRNYLEAIWAILLLGVQIYVYYQILKHIICKNQYEIISKVAFYLSAISIFIMIVKLAYNGRYENFEIYGLSILAISFIWSYIGNFDRLKFGNFERLFAIILLINTFVMIYSETTMNIFSNILAIISFIFVAILYLGSIKNGSFEKLKKPILYIIVTTIALLLFKNGLIMNNSLGMSCKENGGILCSFVGYIWYLLYFNYIGTAAIIASIVAFLINTRVFVLIALFLSILASMLTNTFLGAIAFIIVMYVITKDSDKKLLD
- the ccoG gene encoding cytochrome c oxidase accessory protein CcoG, producing the protein MSYAKKRYFVYLAITLVVMIIPFITINENHILLLSFDKLQFHFLGVAYNVNELYVMPFLLMFLFIGIFALTSILGRIWCGWACPQTIFRVIYRDLIESTILDLRRIKNKQKDIDYSKKLNQIKKYISIILWFIITLIISSNFMLYFVPPEDFFIYIQEPFEHSFMIIFILSVALFLLYDIVFMKENFCVYVCPYSRIQSVLYDNDTKQVTYDFNRGGKIYQNGIQSIFKVNQLKNNEECTTCNACVKICPTHIDIRKGLQVECINCLECSDACSTVMGKLGKPSLINWGSTNKVLNHKKVSLFTKRNITYFVSLFMCIFLAFYFSLEKEQFLVNINKTTELYKVTEDKKIVNNYILTIHNTQDELLTFDIKLQDQENFKIKRAESPTLEAGKRAKIVLIIESLNDMKYVQIKNIPIFIEVSTKEKDFKVVKKLIFSKP
- a CDS encoding sensor histidine kinase; the encoded protein is MDIKLDFEINLILFYGITFGILLMTIVYTFVRYLYSKEIFYISYCFMQIFSLIFIIGYSKLYEISHFYKEASFILASISALIFAINYYEGQFIPKITTYKELFINTFLLNIVILTAFYHYILFEYLPYTIIYAVLFISIVFNLKQGFKPTLIYVVGWSFFCIVLFIFDLKNFYITKGYFDLVLLVFTLEAVLFTVSIAYKYNDLKKQNIEFEKMVLQQSKFVKSGEMIANITHQFRQPLNNISYILINIKKRFESGKLDDVFFEKKIEQANEQLIFLSKTINDFKEFYEKSKNIEDFLVKDAIENALTILSADIKKHNISISLDFEVYEGIKVFGVKNELSQVILSIVSNSIDVLKNKEFPKIFIRVLASSAEVIIEIFDNGGGIKPKNIKRIFEPYFSTKEEGTGIGLYLSKIIIEESFNGKLQVQNIKDGAKFSIFIEKSI
- a CDS encoding response regulator transcription factor yields the protein MLKNINKNIKILYVEDDDIARENGIEYLENYFETIYEASNAITALQIYEKYKPDIIITDIQMPKMDGLEFVKRIRQKDKNTQIIIITAFCKQEYLLKAVELHLIKYLIKPVNEKDFESALYLCIEALSEDISNIVKLDEDSYFDTFNKTLVIKNEIVKLRAKEMAFLDILIKNKSRYVSYEELEAYIWFDSVMTKDALKTLVKNIKHKLPNDLIQNLTNIGYKIGL
- a CDS encoding methylated-DNA--[protein]-cysteine S-methyltransferase, with amino-acid sequence MKDYNIYTTIIKTPILNMFTASYKNELILFIPYEKDYCEKRIEKFKKILGASSIIRDDNKFDKLKIELNEYFNKKRFFFTIPLKFIGTPFQIKCWKVLQEIPYGKTISYKEEAKNIGNEKAYRAVANANGKNNFSIIVPCHRVIAKDGKIGGYTGGIWIKEFLLNLENIKKDKYEFNSTSDENNK